The following proteins are co-located in the Thermus thermophilus HB8 genome:
- the rlmB gene encoding 23S rRNA (guanosine(2251)-2'-O)-methyltransferase RlmB codes for MWIYGRNPVLEALRAGRARRVLVARGVEGWLLKELERLGAPYTLVPRIELDTLLRTTHHQGIAAEVEDPPYASLEDALRLAASRKEPPLLVALDGVTDPRNYGAMIRSALALGAHGVVSEERRAAPLSPLALKASAGAALKLPVVKVKNLPRTLKALKEEGLWVYGLDVRGEKAPWELDYARPLVLVVGSEGEGMRRLVRETCDELFRIPIREEAESLNASVALGIALYQARLARGVG; via the coding sequence ATGTGGATCTACGGGCGAAACCCGGTCCTCGAGGCCCTGCGGGCGGGCCGGGCCCGGCGCGTCCTCGTGGCGAGAGGGGTGGAGGGCTGGCTCCTGAAGGAGCTGGAAAGGCTCGGGGCCCCGTACACCTTGGTCCCCCGCATTGAGCTGGACACCCTCCTCCGCACCACCCACCACCAGGGGATCGCCGCCGAGGTGGAGGACCCCCCCTACGCCAGCCTGGAGGACGCCCTCCGCCTCGCCGCCTCCCGGAAGGAGCCCCCCCTCCTCGTGGCCTTGGACGGCGTCACCGACCCCAGGAACTACGGGGCCATGATCCGGAGCGCCCTCGCCCTCGGGGCCCACGGGGTGGTCTCCGAGGAGCGCCGGGCCGCCCCCCTCTCTCCCCTCGCCCTGAAGGCGAGCGCGGGGGCCGCCCTGAAGCTCCCCGTGGTCAAGGTGAAGAACCTCCCCCGGACGCTGAAGGCCCTCAAGGAGGAGGGGCTTTGGGTCTACGGCCTGGACGTCCGCGGGGAGAAGGCCCCCTGGGAGCTGGACTACGCCCGGCCCCTGGTCCTGGTGGTGGGCTCCGAGGGGGAGGGGATGCGTCGGCTCGTGCGGGAGACCTGCGACGAGCTCTTCCGCATCCCCATCCGGGAGGAGGCGGAGTCCCTGAACGCCTCCGTGGCCCTGGGGATCGCCCTCTACCAGGCGAGGCTCGCCCGGGGTGTAGGATAG
- a CDS encoding 2-oxoglutarate dehydrogenase E1 component, which translates to MELTLESQGYLESLYRAYLEDPLSLPEDWRRYFSALTLEDLEDGRRERQAAPLPGEALDLGFLLKVEALRQAYRELGHLAARIDPLGRERPRPKALSLEAHGLSPEDLKRPLPPLFGAPTLGALLERLEATYLGPVGFEVAHVEPEERAWLLSRIEAPWPKPAPEVRRRVLRSLLQASLFEAFLQRKYLGAKTFSVEGLESLIPLLQEAVQEAARFGVREVVLGMAHRGRLNVLAHVVEKPFEAIFREFEELFPEGYVGDVKYHLGHSTDVETPWGPVHVSLNFNPSHLEFVNPVALGRVRAKQDRFGDRERKRGLAVLVHGDAAFIGEGIVQETLNLSQLPGYRVGGTLHVVANNQLGFTTLPSEYTSSRYPTDVAKMVGAPIFHVNAEALDELLFVLALALEYRSRYGKDVVIDLVGYRRRGHNETDEPTFTQPGMYALIAKKPEPWRVYAERLEAEGLVSEEELKAWQEAYLERLESEFARVKAEATPVVYSTLGGVWQGYVGGPDHLVPEADTAFPKEGLKNLLVRLSSVPEGFQVHPKLKRFLEARREMAEEKRPVDWATAEALAFATLAVEGHRVRLTGQDALRGTFTQRHAALYDYRTGERYIPLQHLAEGQAEVEIHNSPLSEAGVLGFEYGYSLDYPEGLVLWEAQFGDFVNVAQVYIDQFLASAEVKWNRLSGLVLLLPHGLEGQGPEHSSARLERFLQLAAKDNLQVAYPTTPAQFFHLLRRQVKRKIRKPLVVMTPKSLLRHPEVVSALEELAEGRFQKVIPERVKGARKVLLTSGKVYYDLLQKRKELQAEDVAILRLELLYPFPEAELQEALGAYPKKVPVVFVQEEPVNQGAWWYLSARFCGEIYGHPFSVVARPESPSPAVGSSKVHKLEQEELLEEAFR; encoded by the coding sequence ATGGAGCTCACGCTGGAAAGCCAAGGCTATCTAGAGTCCCTTTACCGGGCCTACTTGGAGGATCCCCTTTCCCTCCCCGAGGACTGGCGGCGCTACTTCTCCGCCCTCACCCTGGAGGACCTGGAGGACGGCCGACGAGAACGCCAGGCCGCCCCCCTCCCGGGCGAGGCCTTGGACCTGGGCTTCCTCCTCAAGGTGGAGGCTTTGCGCCAGGCTTACCGGGAGCTCGGGCACCTCGCGGCCCGCATAGACCCCCTGGGCCGGGAGCGGCCGAGGCCCAAGGCGCTTTCCCTCGAGGCCCACGGCCTCTCCCCGGAGGACCTAAAGAGGCCCCTTCCCCCCCTCTTCGGCGCGCCCACCTTAGGGGCCCTCCTTGAGCGCCTGGAGGCCACCTACCTGGGCCCCGTGGGGTTTGAGGTGGCCCACGTGGAGCCCGAGGAAAGGGCGTGGCTCCTTTCCCGGATTGAGGCCCCGTGGCCCAAGCCCGCCCCCGAGGTGCGGAGGCGGGTCTTGCGGAGCCTCCTCCAGGCGAGCCTCTTTGAGGCCTTCCTCCAGCGGAAGTACCTGGGGGCGAAGACCTTCAGCGTGGAGGGCCTGGAAAGCCTCATCCCCCTCCTTCAGGAGGCGGTCCAGGAGGCGGCCCGCTTTGGGGTGCGGGAGGTGGTGCTGGGCATGGCCCACCGGGGCCGGCTCAACGTCCTGGCCCACGTGGTGGAGAAGCCCTTTGAGGCCATCTTCCGCGAGTTTGAGGAGCTCTTCCCCGAGGGGTACGTGGGGGACGTGAAGTACCACCTGGGCCACTCCACGGACGTGGAGACCCCCTGGGGCCCGGTGCACGTCTCCCTCAACTTCAACCCGAGCCACCTGGAGTTCGTGAACCCCGTGGCCCTGGGAAGGGTCCGGGCCAAGCAGGACCGCTTCGGCGACCGGGAGAGGAAGCGGGGCCTCGCCGTCTTGGTGCACGGGGACGCGGCCTTCATCGGCGAGGGCATCGTCCAGGAGACCCTGAACCTCTCCCAGCTTCCCGGCTACCGGGTGGGGGGCACCCTCCACGTGGTGGCCAACAACCAGCTGGGCTTCACCACCCTCCCCTCGGAGTACACCTCCAGCCGCTACCCCACGGACGTCGCCAAGATGGTGGGGGCGCCCATCTTCCACGTGAACGCCGAGGCGCTGGACGAGCTCCTCTTCGTCCTCGCCCTCGCCCTGGAGTACCGGAGCCGCTACGGCAAGGACGTGGTCATTGACCTCGTGGGCTACCGCCGCCGGGGGCACAACGAGACGGACGAGCCCACCTTCACCCAGCCGGGCATGTACGCCCTCATCGCCAAGAAGCCCGAGCCCTGGCGGGTCTACGCCGAGAGGCTTGAGGCCGAGGGCCTGGTCTCCGAGGAGGAGCTTAAGGCCTGGCAGGAGGCCTACCTGGAGCGGCTGGAAAGCGAGTTCGCCCGGGTGAAGGCCGAGGCCACCCCTGTGGTCTACAGCACCCTGGGCGGGGTCTGGCAGGGCTACGTGGGCGGGCCCGACCACCTGGTTCCCGAGGCGGACACCGCCTTCCCCAAGGAGGGGCTGAAGAACCTCCTGGTGCGGCTTAGCTCGGTCCCCGAGGGCTTCCAGGTGCACCCCAAGCTCAAGCGTTTCCTCGAGGCCCGCCGGGAGATGGCCGAGGAGAAGCGGCCCGTGGACTGGGCCACCGCCGAGGCCCTGGCCTTTGCCACCTTGGCCGTGGAAGGGCACAGGGTGCGCCTCACGGGGCAGGACGCCCTTCGGGGCACCTTCACCCAGCGCCACGCCGCCCTCTACGACTACCGCACCGGGGAGCGCTACATCCCCCTCCAGCACCTGGCCGAGGGGCAGGCGGAGGTGGAGATCCACAACTCCCCCCTCTCCGAGGCCGGGGTCTTGGGGTTTGAGTACGGCTACAGCCTGGACTACCCCGAGGGCCTCGTCCTCTGGGAGGCCCAGTTCGGGGACTTCGTCAACGTGGCCCAGGTCTACATTGACCAGTTCCTGGCGAGCGCCGAGGTCAAGTGGAACCGCCTCTCGGGCCTCGTCCTCCTCCTGCCCCACGGGCTGGAAGGCCAGGGCCCCGAGCACTCCTCGGCGAGGCTGGAGCGCTTCTTGCAGCTCGCCGCCAAGGACAACCTCCAGGTGGCCTACCCCACCACCCCCGCCCAGTTCTTCCACCTCCTCCGCCGCCAGGTGAAGCGGAAGATCCGCAAGCCCCTGGTTGTCATGACCCCCAAAAGCCTCCTCCGCCACCCCGAGGTGGTCTCCGCCCTGGAGGAGCTCGCGGAAGGGCGCTTCCAGAAGGTGATCCCCGAAAGGGTCAAGGGGGCGCGGAAGGTCCTCCTTACCTCGGGCAAGGTCTACTACGACCTCCTGCAGAAGCGCAAGGAGCTTCAGGCGGAGGACGTGGCCATCCTGAGGCTGGAGCTCCTCTACCCCTTCCCCGAGGCCGAGCTTCAGGAGGCCCTCGGCGCCTACCCCAAGAAGGTGCCCGTGGTCTTTGTGCAGGAGGAGCCGGTGAACCAGGGAGCCTGGTGGTACCTCTCCGCCCGCTTCTGCGGCGAGATCTACGGCCACCCCTTCTCCGTGGTGGCCCGGCCCGAGTCCCCGAGCCCCGCCGTGGGTTCCTCCAAGGTCCACAAGCTGGAGCAGGAGGAGCTGCTGGAGGAAGCGTTCAGGTAA
- the ruvA gene encoding Holliday junction branch migration protein RuvA has product MIRYLRGLVLKKEAGGFVLLAGGVGFFLQAPTPFLQALEEGKEVGVHTHLLLKEEGLSLYGFPDEENLALFELLLSVSGVGPKVALALLSALPPRLLARALLEGDARLLTSASGVGRRLAERIALELKGKVPPHLLAGEKVESEAAEEAVMALAALGFKEAQARAVVLDLLAQNPKARAQDLIKEALKRLR; this is encoded by the coding sequence ATGATCCGCTACCTCCGGGGCCTGGTCCTCAAGAAGGAGGCGGGCGGCTTCGTCCTTCTCGCCGGGGGGGTGGGGTTCTTCCTCCAGGCCCCCACGCCCTTCCTCCAGGCCCTGGAGGAGGGGAAGGAGGTGGGGGTCCACACCCACCTCCTCCTCAAGGAGGAGGGGCTGTCCCTCTACGGCTTCCCCGACGAGGAGAACCTCGCCCTCTTTGAACTCCTCCTCTCGGTGAGCGGCGTGGGGCCCAAGGTGGCCCTCGCCCTCCTCTCGGCCCTGCCCCCTAGGCTCCTCGCCCGGGCCCTCCTGGAGGGGGACGCGAGGCTCCTCACCTCGGCGAGCGGGGTGGGGAGAAGGCTCGCCGAAAGGATCGCCCTGGAGCTCAAGGGGAAGGTGCCCCCCCACCTCCTCGCCGGGGAGAAGGTGGAGAGCGAGGCCGCGGAGGAGGCGGTGATGGCCCTCGCCGCCTTGGGGTTCAAGGAGGCCCAGGCGCGGGCGGTGGTCCTGGACCTCCTGGCCCAAAACCCCAAGGCCCGGGCCCAGGACCTCATCAAGGAGGCCCTAAAGCGCCTCCGCTAG
- a CDS encoding LOG family protein, with the protein MRLLAVFVSSRLSPEDPLYARWVRYGEVLAEEGFGLACGGYQGGMEALARGVKAKGGLVVGVTAPAFFPERRGPNPFVDLELPAATLPQRIGRLLDLGAGYLALPGGVGTLAELVLAWNLLYLRRGVGRPLAVDPYWLGLLKAHGEIAPEDVGLLRVVADEEDLRRFLRSL; encoded by the coding sequence ATGCGCCTGCTCGCCGTTTTCGTCTCCTCCCGCCTCTCCCCGGAAGACCCCCTTTACGCCCGGTGGGTGCGCTATGGGGAGGTCCTGGCCGAGGAGGGGTTTGGCCTCGCCTGCGGGGGGTACCAGGGGGGGATGGAGGCCCTGGCCAGGGGGGTGAAGGCCAAGGGCGGCCTCGTGGTGGGGGTCACGGCCCCGGCCTTCTTTCCCGAGCGGAGGGGCCCTAACCCCTTCGTGGACCTGGAGCTCCCCGCCGCCACCCTTCCCCAGCGCATCGGCCGCCTCCTGGACCTCGGGGCGGGGTACCTGGCCTTGCCCGGGGGGGTGGGGACCCTGGCGGAGCTCGTCCTCGCCTGGAACCTCCTCTATCTGAGGCGGGGCGTGGGACGCCCCCTGGCCGTGGACCCCTACTGGCTCGGCCTCCTCAAGGCCCACGGGGAGATCGCCCCGGAGGACGTGGGCCTTCTTCGCGTGGTGGCGGATGAGGAGGACCTGAGGCGGTTTCTGAGGAGCCTATGA
- a CDS encoding glucokinase, translating into MKVVGLDLGGTKIAAGVFDGKRLLSKVVVPTPKEGGERVAEALAEAAERAEREAGVRGEAIGLGTPGPLDFRRGVIRFAPNIPGVQDFPIRRILEEATGRPVFLENDANAAALAEHHLGAAQGEESSLYLTVSTGIGGGVVLGGRVLRGERGQGGELGHLTLLPGGPACGCGLEGCLEALAAGRALERDATYAFQRPVDTRELFRLFQAGDPKAERLVLQAARYVGIGLASLVKAFDPGVVVLGGGVALNAPEGYWEALLEAYRRYLQGWEAPPLRRARLGAEAGLLGAALTAYLEVKDGSG; encoded by the coding sequence GTGAAGGTGGTGGGCCTGGACCTGGGCGGCACCAAGATCGCCGCCGGCGTCTTTGACGGAAAGAGGCTCCTCTCCAAGGTGGTCGTCCCCACGCCCAAGGAGGGCGGGGAGCGGGTGGCCGAGGCCCTGGCCGAGGCCGCGGAGCGGGCGGAGAGGGAGGCGGGGGTCCGGGGGGAGGCCATCGGCCTGGGGACGCCCGGCCCCCTGGACTTCCGCCGCGGGGTGATCCGCTTCGCCCCCAACATCCCGGGGGTCCAGGACTTCCCCATCCGCCGGATCCTGGAGGAGGCCACGGGGAGGCCCGTCTTCCTGGAAAACGACGCCAACGCCGCCGCTTTGGCCGAGCACCACCTGGGGGCGGCCCAGGGAGAGGAGAGCTCCCTCTACCTCACCGTCTCCACGGGGATCGGGGGCGGGGTGGTCCTGGGGGGAAGGGTGCTCCGGGGGGAGCGAGGGCAGGGCGGGGAGCTCGGCCACCTGACCCTCCTCCCCGGGGGGCCCGCCTGCGGCTGCGGACTGGAGGGCTGCCTCGAGGCCCTGGCCGCGGGCCGCGCCCTGGAGCGGGACGCCACCTACGCCTTCCAGCGCCCCGTGGACACGCGGGAGCTCTTCCGCCTCTTCCAGGCAGGGGACCCCAAGGCGGAGCGCCTCGTCCTCCAGGCCGCCCGGTACGTGGGCATCGGCCTCGCCAGCCTGGTGAAGGCCTTTGACCCCGGGGTGGTGGTCCTGGGGGGCGGGGTGGCCCTGAACGCCCCCGAGGGGTACTGGGAGGCCCTCCTCGAGGCCTACCGCCGCTACCTCCAAGGCTGGGAGGCCCCCCCCTTGCGGAGGGCCCGCCTGGGAGCCGAGGCCGGGCTTCTGGGCGCGGCCCTCACCGCCTACCTGGAGGTGAAGGATGGAAGCGGGTAA
- a CDS encoding DUF2905 domain-containing protein has translation MEAGKVLVYAGAFLLLLGLLLLYFPKLFAWFGHLPGDIRIEREGLRVYIPITSALLLSLLLTLLLNLFRR, from the coding sequence ATGGAAGCGGGTAAGGTCCTGGTCTACGCCGGTGCCTTCCTTCTCCTCCTCGGGCTCCTCCTCCTCTACTTCCCCAAGCTCTTCGCCTGGTTCGGCCACCTGCCCGGGGACATCCGCATTGAGCGGGAGGGCCTAAGGGTGTACATCCCCATCACCTCCGCCCTCCTCCTCTCCCTCCTCCTCACCCTCCTCCTCAACCTCTTCCGCCGCTAG
- a CDS encoding enoyl-CoA hydratase/isomerase family protein, with product MVLKERQDGVLVLTLNRPEKLNAITGELLDALYAALKEGEEDREVRALLLTGAGRAFSAGQDLTEFGDRKPDYEAHLRRYNRVVEALSGLEKPLVVAVNGVAAGAGMSLALWGDLRLAAVGASFTTAFVRIGLVPDSGLSFLLPRLVGLAKAQELLLLSPRLSAEEALALGLVHRVVPAEKLMEEALSLAKELAQGPTRAYALTKKLLLETYRLSLTEALALEAVLQGQAGQTQDHEEGVRAFREKRPPRFQGR from the coding sequence ATGGTCCTGAAGGAACGCCAAGACGGGGTTTTGGTCCTCACCCTGAACCGGCCCGAGAAGCTCAACGCCATCACCGGGGAGCTCCTAGACGCCCTTTACGCCGCCCTCAAGGAGGGGGAGGAGGACCGGGAGGTGCGCGCCCTCCTCCTCACGGGAGCGGGCCGGGCCTTCTCCGCCGGGCAGGACCTCACGGAGTTCGGCGACCGGAAGCCCGACTACGAGGCCCACCTGCGCCGCTACAACCGGGTGGTGGAGGCCTTGAGCGGCTTGGAGAAGCCCCTCGTGGTGGCGGTGAACGGGGTGGCGGCCGGGGCGGGGATGAGCCTCGCCCTATGGGGGGATCTCCGCCTCGCCGCCGTGGGGGCGAGCTTCACTACGGCCTTCGTCAGGATCGGCCTGGTGCCGGACTCGGGGCTGAGCTTCCTCCTCCCCCGGCTCGTGGGCCTCGCCAAGGCCCAGGAGCTCCTCCTCCTCTCCCCAAGGCTTTCCGCCGAGGAGGCCCTGGCCCTGGGGCTCGTGCACCGGGTGGTGCCCGCGGAAAAGCTCATGGAGGAGGCCCTCTCCTTGGCCAAAGAGCTCGCCCAGGGCCCCACCCGGGCCTACGCCCTCACCAAGAAGCTCCTCCTGGAGACCTACCGCCTCTCCCTCACCGAGGCTTTGGCCCTCGAGGCCGTCCTCCAGGGCCAGGCCGGCCAGACCCAGGACCACGAGGAGGGGGTCCGGGCCTTTAGGGAGAAGCGGCCGCCCCGCTTCCAGGGCCGATGA
- a CDS encoding enoyl-ACP reductase FabI, protein MLTVDLSGKKALVMGVTNQRSLGFAIAAKLKEAGAEVALSYQAERLRPEAEKLAEALGGALLFRADVTQDEELDALFAGVKEAFGGLDYLVHAIAFAPREAMEGRYIDTRRQDWLLALEVSAYSLVAVARRAEPLLREGGGIVTLTYYASEKVVPKYNVMAIAKAALEASVRYLAYELGPKGVRVNAISAGPVRTVAARSIPGFTKMYDRVAQTAPLRRNITQEEVGNLGLFLLSPLASGITGEVVYVDAGYHIMGMELEG, encoded by the coding sequence ATGCTCACCGTGGACCTTTCGGGCAAAAAGGCCCTGGTCATGGGGGTCACCAACCAGCGGAGCCTGGGCTTTGCCATCGCGGCCAAGCTCAAGGAGGCGGGAGCGGAGGTGGCCTTAAGCTACCAGGCGGAAAGGCTCCGCCCAGAGGCGGAAAAGCTCGCCGAGGCCCTGGGGGGCGCCCTCCTCTTCCGGGCGGACGTGACCCAAGACGAGGAGCTGGACGCCCTCTTCGCCGGGGTGAAGGAGGCCTTCGGGGGGCTAGACTACCTGGTCCACGCCATCGCCTTCGCCCCCAGGGAGGCCATGGAGGGAAGGTACATTGACACGCGGCGCCAGGACTGGCTTCTGGCCCTCGAGGTCTCCGCCTACTCCCTGGTGGCCGTGGCCCGAAGGGCGGAGCCCCTCCTCAGGGAAGGCGGGGGGATCGTCACCCTCACCTACTACGCCAGCGAAAAGGTGGTGCCCAAGTACAACGTCATGGCCATCGCCAAGGCGGCCCTCGAGGCCAGCGTCCGCTACCTGGCCTATGAGCTCGGGCCCAAGGGGGTTAGGGTGAACGCCATCTCCGCGGGGCCCGTGCGCACCGTGGCGGCGAGGAGCATCCCCGGCTTCACCAAGATGTACGACCGGGTGGCCCAGACCGCCCCCCTCAGGCGGAACATCACCCAGGAGGAGGTGGGCAACCTCGGCCTCTTCCTCCTCTCCCCCCTGGCGAGCGGCATCACCGGGGAGGTGGTCTACGTGGACGCGGGCTACCACATCATGGGGATGGAGCTGGAAGGGTAG
- a CDS encoding DinB family protein, producing MVRLEDYGTWDEALKRLEASRKALLALLREADPAWLSAPLREGAWTPLMVAEHVALVEDSTARVLRRLRRLAAGENLPPVPVKPGEFKDGKPQAPEGVRPKGGLSLEEVLALLDRARAFLLEEVAKADPQNPATFPHPFFGELNPLGWLRAAAYHEAHHLKALQASLPR from the coding sequence ATGGTCCGGTTGGAAGACTACGGCACCTGGGACGAGGCCCTAAAGCGGCTCGAGGCGAGCCGCAAGGCCCTCCTCGCCCTGCTTCGGGAGGCGGACCCCGCTTGGCTTTCCGCCCCCTTGCGGGAGGGGGCCTGGACCCCCCTCATGGTGGCGGAGCACGTCGCCTTGGTGGAGGACTCCACCGCCCGGGTCCTGAGGCGCTTGAGGCGCCTTGCGGCCGGGGAGAACCTTCCCCCTGTTCCCGTGAAGCCCGGGGAGTTCAAGGACGGCAAGCCCCAGGCCCCCGAGGGGGTGCGGCCCAAAGGGGGCCTTTCCCTGGAGGAGGTCCTGGCCCTTCTGGACAGGGCCCGGGCCTTCCTCCTGGAGGAGGTGGCCAAGGCGGATCCCCAAAACCCCGCCACCTTCCCCCACCCCTTCTTCGGGGAGCTGAACCCCTTGGGCTGGCTTAGGGCCGCCGCCTACCACGAGGCCCACCACCTTAAGGCCCTTCAGGCCTCCTTGCCCCGGTAG
- a CDS encoding M20 family metallopeptidase, which yields MDWVRLLSRLVQAESLPGEEGEAAGLLLEALKGMGLEATLDEAGNIEALLGEKGPEVVLTGHMDVVPVGDPARWPYPQGAVAEGSLWGRGAVDMKGSLVAMLLALETLARGALKGRVRFLAVVQEEVGGLGSRFAAERLSPLAFVLGEPSSGRLMRGHRGRAEVWADFEGRETHAALAGPENPLFDLGAYLLALQDLPLPPGVKLTPTRVDTHPGARNQTPGVVRLYLDVRYEPEADLDGLLAALRTLGPASVYLPEEERASGEVRMTLPALWPPYRLPEDHPLLQAALQALGQEEAGLWPFTTDAPYLGAKAPVLGLGPGDPALAHTPMEHVPLRAVEEAAQAYVRLVEALWNAA from the coding sequence GTGGACTGGGTCAGGCTCCTCTCCCGCCTCGTCCAGGCGGAAAGCCTCCCCGGGGAGGAAGGGGAGGCGGCGGGGCTCCTCCTCGAGGCCCTGAAGGGGATGGGCCTCGAGGCCACCCTGGACGAGGCGGGGAACATCGAGGCCCTCCTCGGCGAGAAGGGGCCCGAGGTGGTCCTCACCGGGCACATGGACGTGGTGCCCGTGGGCGACCCCGCCCGCTGGCCCTACCCCCAGGGGGCCGTGGCCGAAGGGTCCCTCTGGGGCCGGGGGGCGGTGGACATGAAGGGGAGCCTGGTGGCCATGCTCCTCGCCCTGGAGACCCTGGCGCGGGGGGCCTTAAAAGGGCGGGTCCGCTTCCTCGCCGTGGTCCAGGAGGAGGTGGGGGGCCTCGGGAGCCGCTTCGCCGCGGAAAGGCTTTCCCCCCTGGCCTTCGTCCTGGGGGAGCCCTCCTCGGGGCGGCTCATGCGGGGGCACCGCGGGCGGGCGGAGGTGTGGGCCGACTTTGAGGGCAGGGAGACCCACGCCGCCCTCGCCGGGCCGGAAAACCCCCTCTTTGACCTAGGGGCCTACCTCCTCGCCCTCCAGGACCTCCCCCTGCCCCCCGGGGTGAAGCTCACCCCCACCCGGGTGGACACCCACCCCGGGGCCCGGAACCAGACCCCCGGGGTGGTGCGGCTCTACCTGGACGTGCGCTACGAGCCCGAGGCCGACCTGGACGGGCTCCTCGCCGCCTTGCGCACCCTGGGCCCGGCCTCGGTCTACCTGCCCGAGGAGGAGAGGGCCTCCGGGGAGGTGCGGATGACCCTCCCCGCCCTCTGGCCCCCCTACCGCCTCCCGGAGGACCACCCTCTCCTGCAGGCGGCCCTCCAAGCCCTGGGGCAGGAGGAGGCGGGGCTTTGGCCCTTCACCACCGACGCCCCCTACCTCGGGGCCAAGGCCCCCGTCCTGGGCCTGGGCCCGGGGGACCCCGCCTTGGCCCACACCCCCATGGAGCACGTCCCCTTGCGGGCCGTGGAGGAGGCGGCCCAGGCCTACGTGCGGCTGGTGGAGGCCCTATGGAACGCCGCTTGA
- a CDS encoding universal stress protein yields MCQKILMPTDGSPCSLQALEHGLDLAKTLGAKVHFLYVLENPAQTIWIAPESVPYGMELLEDLRKAGEEAIKKALDLARAKGVEATGEVKEGVPIPTIVEAAKEYDLLVMGTHGRTGLDRLLLGSVTEGVLHRTSVPVLVVRCR; encoded by the coding sequence ATGTGCCAGAAGATCCTGATGCCCACCGACGGGAGCCCGTGCAGCCTCCAGGCCCTGGAGCACGGCCTGGACCTGGCCAAGACCCTGGGGGCCAAGGTCCACTTCCTCTACGTCTTGGAAAACCCGGCCCAGACCATCTGGATCGCCCCGGAGAGCGTGCCCTACGGGATGGAGCTCTTGGAGGACCTCAGGAAGGCGGGGGAGGAGGCGATCAAGAAGGCCTTGGACCTCGCCCGCGCCAAGGGGGTGGAGGCCACGGGGGAGGTGAAGGAGGGGGTGCCCATCCCCACCATCGTGGAGGCGGCCAAGGAGTACGACCTCCTCGTCATGGGCACCCACGGGCGGACAGGCCTGGACAGGCTCCTTTTGGGCTCGGTGACCGAGGGGGTCCTCCACCGGACCTCCGTCCCGGTGCTGGTGGTCCGCTGCCGCTAG
- a CDS encoding HAD family hydrolase, producing the protein MKLLLLDLDDTLLQDLPVSRAVLEDLGRKAGVEGFFARVKARAEALFREAPFYPWAEAIGHSALEALWARYSTPGLEALAAWAGPFRERVFREALEEAGGPPERARELAEAFFRERRRYPLYPEAEAFLAEARRRGLALALLTNGVPDLQREKLVGAGLAHHFSLVLISGEVGIGKPDPRLFRMALCAFGVAPEEAAMVGDNPQKDVRGARLAGVRAVWVDRGLRPEDPEASPDLRVGDLREVFLAEAL; encoded by the coding sequence GTGAAGCTTCTCCTTCTGGACCTGGACGACACCCTCCTTCAGGACCTTCCGGTAAGCCGCGCGGTCCTGGAGGACCTGGGGCGTAAGGCGGGGGTGGAGGGCTTCTTCGCCCGGGTCAAGGCGCGGGCCGAGGCCCTCTTCCGGGAGGCCCCCTTCTACCCTTGGGCCGAGGCCATCGGCCACTCGGCCCTGGAGGCCCTGTGGGCCCGGTACAGCACCCCGGGCCTCGAGGCCCTGGCCGCCTGGGCCGGGCCTTTCCGGGAGCGGGTCTTCCGGGAGGCCTTGGAGGAGGCGGGGGGGCCCCCCGAACGGGCGCGGGAGCTCGCCGAGGCCTTCTTCCGGGAGAGGCGCCGCTACCCCCTGTACCCGGAGGCGGAGGCCTTCCTGGCGGAGGCCCGGCGCCGCGGGCTCGCCCTGGCCCTCCTCACCAACGGGGTGCCCGACCTCCAGCGGGAAAAGCTCGTCGGGGCGGGGCTTGCCCACCACTTCTCCCTGGTCCTCATCTCCGGGGAGGTGGGGATCGGCAAGCCCGACCCCAGGCTCTTCCGCATGGCCCTCTGCGCCTTCGGGGTGGCCCCGGAGGAGGCGGCCATGGTGGGGGACAACCCCCAGAAGGACGTCCGGGGGGCCCGCCTGGCGGGGGTGCGGGCCGTATGGGTGGACCGGGGCCTGCGGCCGGAGGACCCGGAGGCCTCCCCCGACCTCCGGGTGGGGGACCTGAGGGAGGTCTTCCTAGCGGAGGCGCTTTAG